The following are encoded together in the Pseudoxanthomonas sp. YR558 genome:
- a CDS encoding exodeoxyribonuclease VII small subunit, whose product MAKKNTPDASPVAHFEQSLDELEKLVDKMEHGDMSLEESLAAYERGVGLYRQCQTALEQAELRVRLLSDPEQPENGEPFAPAPDGR is encoded by the coding sequence ATGGCCAAGAAGAACACCCCGGACGCCTCCCCCGTCGCCCACTTCGAGCAATCGCTGGACGAGTTGGAGAAGCTGGTCGACAAGATGGAACACGGCGACATGAGCCTGGAAGAATCGCTCGCCGCCTACGAGCGCGGCGTGGGCCTGTACCGGCAGTGCCAGACCGCGCTGGAGCAGGCCGAACTGCGGGTCAGGCTGTTGAGCGATCCCGAGCAGCCCGAGAACGGCGAGCCCTTCGCCCCGGCGCCCGATGGCCGCTGA
- the tilS gene encoding tRNA lysidine(34) synthetase TilS: MDAASTSLDLLPAPTAGRVRVAFSGGRDSTVLLHRFAADMAIRDRGLCALHVHHGLMDEADAWAEHCAQVCRTLDVPLRIARVRVDRQGNGPEAAARAARHAAFVETMADGDILATAHHRDDQAETFLLRALRASGPDGLAAMRPWRAFGPGWLWRPLLETPRDDLQAYARARGLAWIEDPSNAQTELDRNFLRHEVLPLLARRWPHAAAAFARSAALNADTADLLAHHDARLLADAATADPAALRIERLRASDPAQRARLLRRWIDTLSLPPLPAEGIAQIEAHLLGARADAQASFAWQDAVVRRWRDLLHAERQRPALPEDWQAAWDGSAPYTLPDGGQLSLEGSSSGFDMSLTLTARQGGERITLPGRMHTHALKDVLQSLGVPPWERRQLPLLWHQDALWAAGDLVLSADGDAWLRTQGARLAWQRG; encoded by the coding sequence ATGGACGCGGCATCCACATCGCTGGACCTGTTGCCTGCCCCGACGGCGGGTCGCGTCCGGGTGGCCTTCAGTGGCGGGCGGGATTCCACCGTGCTGTTACACCGGTTCGCCGCCGATATGGCGATCCGCGACCGGGGCTTGTGTGCGCTGCACGTCCATCACGGCCTGATGGACGAAGCCGACGCCTGGGCCGAACACTGCGCGCAGGTCTGTCGTACGCTCGATGTGCCGCTGCGCATTGCGCGCGTCCGGGTAGACCGACAAGGTAACGGCCCCGAGGCCGCCGCACGCGCCGCACGCCACGCAGCATTCGTCGAGACAATGGCGGACGGCGACATCCTGGCCACCGCGCACCATCGCGACGACCAGGCCGAAACGTTCCTGCTCCGCGCCCTGCGCGCCTCTGGCCCCGACGGCCTGGCCGCCATGCGCCCATGGCGCGCGTTCGGCCCCGGCTGGCTGTGGCGGCCACTGCTGGAAACACCGCGCGACGATCTGCAGGCATACGCGCGTGCGCGTGGGCTGGCATGGATCGAGGACCCCAGCAACGCGCAGACCGAACTCGATCGCAACTTCCTCCGCCACGAGGTGCTACCGCTGCTGGCGCGGCGCTGGCCGCATGCCGCTGCCGCTTTCGCACGCAGCGCGGCGCTGAACGCGGATACCGCCGACCTGCTGGCCCACCACGATGCCCGACTGCTCGCGGACGCGGCCACCGCAGACCCCGCCGCACTGCGCATTGAGCGCCTTCGCGCATCGGATCCGGCACAGCGTGCGCGCCTCTTGCGGCGCTGGATCGATACCTTGTCGCTGCCGCCGTTGCCCGCCGAAGGTATCGCGCAGATCGAAGCGCACCTGCTCGGTGCCCGCGCGGACGCGCAGGCGTCGTTCGCCTGGCAGGACGCCGTCGTGCGGCGCTGGCGCGACCTGCTGCATGCGGAACGCCAGCGGCCCGCATTGCCGGAAGACTGGCAGGCCGCCTGGGATGGCAGCGCACCGTACACGCTGCCCGATGGCGGCCAACTCAGCCTGGAGGGTAGCAGCAGTGGCTTCGACATGTCGCTGACCCTCACGGCACGGCAAGGTGGCGAACGGATCACGCTGCCCGGGCGAATGCACACGCATGCCTTGAAGGACGTCCTGCAGTCGCTCGGCGTTCCGCCGTGGGAACGCCGCCAGCTGCCGCTGCTGTGGCACCAGGACGCCCTGTGGGCCGCTGGCGACCTCGTGCTTTCAGCGGACGGCGATGCGTGGTTGCGCACGCAGGGCGCCCGCCTCGCCTGGCAGCGTGGCTGA
- a CDS encoding GAF domain-containing protein has protein sequence MNPTADSERARQHTLDRYHALDTLPSTAYDDLVALAAAICGTPIAVVSLIDRERQWFKARIGLDDHETTRDTAVCDHAIKRPGELLEIPDLAEDSRFAGFPIVTGDVKARFYAGMPLVAHSGEALGTVCVVDTQPRQLNNQQKASLRALARITATLLDTHRAQHEGQALVALRGSDAAPVVAEAYTVVLIEVQGMAEAGRRLGERALEKTLQGLEPVFDACLRHESGDHVSRVTDSAEFVVLLKGADVEARIDALRAAARLAGHRNALVLLVGAAASASADDALLQVYLRAEEALSLQKDALASGRQAA, from the coding sequence GTGAATCCGACCGCCGACAGCGAACGCGCCCGCCAGCACACGCTGGACCGCTATCACGCCCTCGACACGCTGCCCAGTACGGCCTACGACGACCTGGTCGCGCTGGCGGCCGCGATCTGCGGCACGCCGATCGCCGTGGTGTCGTTGATCGATCGCGAGCGCCAGTGGTTCAAGGCCAGGATCGGCCTGGACGATCACGAGACCACGCGCGACACCGCCGTCTGCGACCATGCAATCAAGCGACCTGGCGAATTGCTCGAAATCCCCGACCTGGCGGAAGACAGCCGCTTTGCCGGCTTCCCCATCGTCACGGGCGATGTGAAGGCGCGGTTCTACGCCGGCATGCCGCTGGTCGCCCACAGCGGCGAGGCGCTAGGGACCGTATGTGTGGTGGATACCCAGCCCCGTCAGTTGAATAACCAGCAGAAAGCATCGCTGCGGGCGCTCGCGCGGATCACCGCGACGCTGCTGGACACTCATCGCGCGCAGCACGAAGGGCAGGCACTGGTCGCGCTAAGGGGCTCTGATGCGGCGCCTGTGGTCGCCGAGGCCTATACCGTTGTGCTCATCGAAGTGCAGGGCATGGCCGAAGCGGGGCGTCGCCTGGGCGAACGCGCGCTCGAGAAAACGCTGCAAGGGCTGGAACCCGTGTTCGACGCCTGCCTGCGTCATGAATCGGGCGATCATGTCAGCCGGGTCACCGACAGCGCGGAGTTCGTCGTGCTGCTGAAGGGCGCCGATGTCGAGGCGCGCATCGATGCGTTGCGGGCCGCCGCGCGTCTGGCGGGGCATCGCAACGCGCTGGTGCTGCTGGTCGGCGCTGCGGCGTCGGCGAGCGCGGACGATGCCCTGCTGCAGGTCTATCTACGTGCCGAAGAGGCCCTCAGCCTGCAGAAAGACGCGTTGGCCAGTGGTCGCCAGGCGGCCTGA
- a CDS encoding tetratricopeptide repeat protein, translated as MSPLILLSLALQIACCVHVVRTGRPLYWVFILLVFSFIAVIVYFIAEILPDLRHNPSARRTVRSVRNRIDPDRDRRDAAKLLKASDTPENRRRLAEESLRSGDYTHAAELYEQALKGLYATDPDLMLGLAKAQFGLGDSQKARATLDALIAANPAFRSADGHLLYARTVEDTGDAAAAIHEYEAVVQGYPGEEARARFGLLLKRAGEGNRARAVFQEILDRSDVAPRYYRREQQDWIDVAKRELAALPR; from the coding sequence ATGAGCCCCCTCATCCTGCTGTCCCTCGCCCTGCAGATCGCCTGTTGCGTGCACGTGGTCCGCACCGGGCGACCGCTCTACTGGGTCTTCATCCTGCTGGTGTTCTCCTTCATCGCGGTGATCGTGTACTTCATCGCCGAGATCCTGCCGGACCTGCGCCACAATCCGTCGGCGCGCCGCACGGTCCGTAGCGTGCGCAACCGGATCGATCCGGATCGCGACCGGCGCGATGCCGCCAAGCTGCTGAAGGCGTCGGACACGCCGGAGAACCGTCGCCGCCTGGCCGAGGAAAGCCTGCGCAGCGGCGACTACACCCATGCCGCCGAGTTGTACGAGCAGGCGTTGAAGGGCCTCTATGCCACCGATCCTGACCTGATGCTCGGGCTGGCGAAGGCGCAGTTCGGCCTGGGCGATTCGCAGAAGGCGCGCGCCACGCTGGATGCGTTGATCGCCGCAAATCCCGCCTTCCGTTCTGCCGACGGACATCTGTTGTACGCGCGAACGGTGGAAGACACCGGCGATGCGGCGGCGGCCATCCACGAGTACGAAGCGGTCGTGCAGGGCTACCCCGGCGAGGAGGCGCGGGCGCGCTTCGGCCTGCTGCTCAAGCGCGCCGGTGAGGGCAACCGCGCTCGCGCCGTGTTCCAGGAAATCCTCGATCGTTCCGACGTCGCGCCGCGTTACTACCGACGCGAGCAACAGGACTGGATCGATGTCGCCAAGCGCGAACTGGCCGCACTGCCGCGCTGA